The genome window AAACAATTGCGAAACGAACCAAAAGCCGAGAAAAATAAGGGCGGGCACTTCGATCAGCGTAAAGATGAAGAAGATGGGCACAAGGCTCGCAACCCGCGCGCGAGGGAACAGGATCAAATATGCGCCAAGCACACCGGCGATCGCGCCGCTTGCCCCGATCATGGGAATGACGCTGGCAGGATACAAATAAGCCTGCAGTAAAGCGGCGGCGGTTCCGCTCAACAAATAAAAGATCAGGTAGGGTCCGCCTCCCATGCGGTCTTCAACATTATCGCCGAAGATGATGAGAATCCACATGTTGCTCAGGAAGTGGAACCAGCCGGCATGCAGGAACATGCTGGTGAAGATCGCAGGCCATGCCTCAGCCGGGCTGGATGTCAACTGGAGCGGAACCAGCCCCCAGGCATGGATGAAGCGAAAGAGTCCATCTTCACCCAGCGTTAATTCATAGTAGAACACCATCCCGTTTAGGATGATCAACAGCCAGTTGATGAGCGGGAATCTGCGCGAGCGCAGGGTGTCATACAGCGGGAACATTTACCCGCTTTCTTCCATCTGCGCGTTGTTTCTTAAATTCATTAGTTGTTGATAAATGCCCGAAAGTGTTTGACCTTCGTTCAGGAGGCCGAGTCCGCCGATCACACCGCTGTTGATGTAATTGTACAGGCGTGCAGTCAGGGCCACCGCCAGGGCCGTGGACTGGTCGCCGGTGAGCAGGGTTAATGCGCCTGCAATCGCGCCATCAAATGTGCCGACTGCGCCGGGCAGGGATGGAATGGCTCCGCCGAATGCCGCCGCACCGAGGATGAAGAATCCCCAAATCCATTGCGCCTGCGGGAAGAATGCGAGCATGATCAGGTAATAGGCGAGGAGCGCAATCGCCCAGTTGAGGGTCATCCAAAATAAAAAGCGCAGGAAGAGCCAGCCGTCTGTGAGCACGCCGAGGCCCTGAAAAAACGATTCGAGGAACCTGCCGCCGAACCTTTGCAGGGAGGGCCAGCGCGCGCTGAGCTTGTGGAAGAGGTCCAACGCCCATTGATTATTGCGGGCAAGGATGTACATGAACACAAGCCCAAGAATGACAACAGCGCCGACAATATAGCCAATGCGCTCCGAGCCATCTGCGCCGACGACATAGGGCAGTGAAAACAGGAAGATCATGGCTGAAAAGACAAGATCCACGGCGCGTTCAATGACGATGGTCGGCAGAATTTCGCCGAATTTCATCCCGCCCGACTTTCTACTTAAAAGAAATGCACGCCCGAGCTCGCCGAGGCGGAAGGGCAAAAAGTTATTAAGCAAATACCCTTCTGCGGTGGTGAACAAGACGTCCTTGTAGGTTGGTCTATCGCGCAACAAGGTTTTCCAAACCCTGGCGCGCACGAGCATCCACACAAAAGACAGGATGATCGAGCCCGCCAGAATGCGGTAATTTGCCGCGCGGACCGAGTTCCACATGGTTTGGAAATCGACATAATACAGAATGGCGGCGATCAGCACAATGCTGATCAGCGCACCGGGGAGCCAGCGTTTGATATCTTTCATTAACTCACCAAAGGGTCACAAAGGGTCACGAAGGAAAACAGTATAAACCTTTGTGTCCCTTCGTGTACTTTGTGGTTAAAATTATTCGTCTTCCAGTTTGAGAACCGCCATGAACGCCTCCTGCGGGATCTCCACATTGCCAACCATCTTGAGGCGTTTCTTGCCGCGTTTTTGTTTCTCGAGCAGTTTCTTCTTGCGGGAAATATCCCCGCCGTAACATTTGGCCAGCACGTCCTTGCGCGTGGCTTTGACATTGGCGCGGCTGATGATGCGTCCGCCGGAAGCAGCCTGCACCGCCACGTCATACAACTGGCGCGGGATCAAATCCTTCAGTTTGGTGATGAGACGCTGTCCCTTGTGGAACGCATCCTTCTCATGGACAATGGCTGCGAGCGCATCCACGGGCTCGCCGTTGACGAGGATCTCGAGTTTTTGCAACTTGTCGGCGCGGTATTCGAGGAACTGATAATCGAGCGAGGCATAGCCCTTGGTGCGCGATTTCAAATGATCGAAGAAATCCACGATGATCTCGGAGAGCGGGATCTCAAAATCCAGCTGTACGCGGTGAGGCGCGGGATATTCCTGCTGTTTGAAGATGCCGCGGCGCTTCGTCACCAGTTCCATGATGGGGCCGTAATAATCGGTGGGCGTGATGATCTCGATGTTCATCCACGGCTCGCGCACTTCGACGATCTTGCCGGGGTCGGGGAGTTCGGCGGGCGAGTCCACTTGTACCACTTCATTATCGATCATCAATACTTCGTATTCCACAGATGGAGCGGTGAAAAGCACATCCAGGTCATATTCACGCTCGATGCGTTCCTGGATGATCTCCATGTGGAACAGGCCGAGAAAGCCCGCACGGAAACCAAACCCCAAGGCCTGCGAGGTTTCGGGCTGGAAGGTTAATGAGGCATCGTTGAGCTGCAGTTTATCAAGAGATTCGCGCAGGATGGTGTAATCGTCCGCCTCGACAGGATAGATGCCGGCGAAGACCATCGGTTTGGGCGTGAAATATCCGGGCAGGGCTTCTGCCGCAGGGGCAGAGGCAGTTGTCAGCGTATCCCCGACACGGCACTCATGCACGGTCTTGAATCCTGTGGCAATGTATCCAACTTCACCGGAGCCGAGCGATTTCACCGGCTGCATCCCCGGCACAAAGATGCCGATCTCAACAGGACGCAGATCCACTTTGGTGGCCAGCATGCGCAGCACATCCGTGGAGTTGATTTTTCCCTCCATGATGCGCACATACGCGATCACGCCTTTGTATGAATCATAATGCGCGTCAAAGATCAGCGCGCGCACGGGTTCATCATCCGCGTCCTTTGGAGCGGGCACACGCTCGACGATCGCTTCGAGGATCGCCTCGACATTGAGGCCTTCCTTCGCAGAGATACGCAAAACCGCATCAGGATCGACCCCGAGCAGGGAGCCTACATCTTCAGCCACTTCATCGGGACGGGCGGAGGGCAGGTCGATCTTGTTGATGACGGGGACGATCACCAGGTCGGCATCTAGCGCCTGATACAGATTGGCAAGCGTCTGGGCTTCGATGCCCTGCGTGGCATCCACAACGAGGATCGCGCCCTCGCAGGCCTTGAGCGCGCGGCTGACTTCGTAGCCGAAGTCCACGTGGCCGGGCGTGTCGATCAGGTTGAGTTCGTAGCGCTGACCGTCTTTGGCGTTGTAAAACATGCGCACCGCCGAGGCCTTGATGGTGACGCCTTTTTCGCGCTCGAGGTCCATGCTGTCGAGGGCCTGTTCGGTCATGTCACGCTCGGAGATGGAGCCTGTCAATTGAAGCAGGCGGTCTGCGAGCGTGGATTTTCCATGGTCAACATGGGCAATGATGCAAAAATTACGGATATGTTCGGTCATACTGCTTTCAATTTCTCGTGTAAATTCCATGCAGGGCGGTCATTCCGCCATGTAAGCGAACGAAGTATAACCGATTTGGAAATGGACTCGTGACAGTTAAACCAAAAATTGCATACATCCATCGAGTTGTGTTCTCAACAAGAATCGTTACAATAAGACTTGATCCAAAAAGGAGAAAAATGAAAAACAACGCCCCAGTTTTATCCCGCAAGCCGCTGATCATCACCGCTTGGGTCTTTCTTTTGCTGGCATCCATTCTGCCAATGATCGTCATGCGGGAGATATTCCATCAAACCTTTACAGGCAATATGCGCACTGTAATGGCGGGCATCGTCATTCTCACAGGGTTGGGTTTGACTTTTGCATGGAGCGCCATCCGCCCGCTGCGCCCGTTCTTTGTGTTATTCCTCGTGCTTATCATTGTTGAGTGGCTGGTCTTCACAAAATTGGATCAACTGCCGTTCTACCAAGCATGGCTGAAAAATCCATCCTTCAATGTCTTCATGCTGGCGGAGCAGTCCCTGCGGTTGATCGTGACGCTGGTCATCATCGCAGTTTTGTTCCTGCTGAAAGGCACGCGCGATGCGTTCTTCCTCGTCAAAGGGGATGTAAACGCAGCGCTCGAACCTGTCCGCTGGCTGGGGATCAAGGAGGGAGAGACATGGAACAAGGCTGGGAGAATCTTTGCGATCGCCATCAGTCTTGGCACGCTGACTTTTCTTGTACTTGCAGGTCGTCCCCCGCTGGATATCGTCCTGCGCACCCTGCCTTTTCTGCCCGCCATCCTGATCGCCGCCGCACTCAATGCCTTCAACGAAGAGATGACCTACAAGGCATCCTTTCTGTCCGTGCTGGAGCAGCCGCTCGGCAGGCACCAGGCCTTGTGGTTGATGGCGGCGTATTTTGGGCTCGGTCATTTTTATGGAGTCCCCTACGGTGTGATCGGCGTGCTGATGGCTGGTTTTCTCGGCTGGCTGTTGGGCAAGTCCATGCTGGAGACACGCGGCTTGTGGTGGGCGTGGTTCATCCATTTTTTGCAGGATGTGCTGATCTTCTCGTTCCTGGCAATCGGCTCGATCATCCCCGGCGGCGGATAAACCTCACGGATTGAAAAAGAGACCCGCCGCGCGGCGGGTCTCTTTTTGTACTTTACACGTCACACACATGTCTTACTTCATCAAATTCCGCAACACCGTATGCAGGATGCCGCCGTTGCGGTAGTAATTCACTTCCACATCGGTATTCAACAACAACGCCGCCTTGAACTCAACAAGCTTGCCATTGGATTTCTTCGCCTTGACCGTCACCTCGCTCTGAGGTCTGATCTGATCGTTCAGGCCTTCGATGGTAAACACTTCGCTTCCATCCAACCCGAGGGACTCGGCGTTTTGTCCCTGAGTGAATCTCAGCGGAAGCACACCCATGCCGACCAGGTTCGAACGGTGGATGCGTTCGAATGATTCAGCGATGACGGCCTTCACGCCCTGCAACATGGGTCCCTTTGCCGCCCAGTCGCGGCTGGAGCCGGAGCCGTATTCCTTTCCAGCCAGCACGATGGTGGGAATGTTTGCATCCCTGTATTTCATTGCGGCATCGAAAATGGCCATCACTTCGCCGGAGGGCTGGTGTTTCGTCCAATTCCCCTCCTTCGGAGCGACCATGATGTTCTTGAGGCGGATGTTCGCAAACGTGCCACGCGCCATCACCAGGTCATTACCGCGGCGCGTGCCATACTGATTGAAATCCCTGGGTTGAACACCACGCTCCTGCAGGAACCTGCCCGCCGGGGAATCAATGGCGATGTTGCCCGCCGGGGAAATATGATCGGTGGTGATCGAATCGCCAAAGATGCCAAGCACGCGCGCCTCTTTGATCTCCTGAATGGCAGGCAGGTCCAAAGTAAGCGTCTGGAAGTAGGGCGGGTGATGAATATAGGTGGATTCATCACTCCACTCGAACAGGTCGCCCTCTTTGACCTTGATCTCCTTCCACATATCGGAACCGGAGAACACATCCGAGTATTTATCCCTGAACATTTCCGATTTGACACTTGCCGCAATCGCTTCGTTGATCTCCTGCTGGCTGGGCCACAAGTCCCTGAGATAGACCGCCGCCCCATCAGACCCTGTGCCAAGCGATTCGTTATTCAGGTCGATGTCCACTGTGCCGGCCAGGGCGTACGCCACCACCAACGGAGGCGAGGCGAGGAAGTTCGCCTTCACCAACGGATGCACACGCCCCTCAAAGTTGCGGTTGCCGGAGATGACCGCCGCCACAACGATGTCCGAGCCTGTGACTGCCTTGGCAACCTCGCCGGGCAGGGGACCGGAGTTCCCGATACAGGTCGTGCAGCCATAGGCGATCACATTGAAGCCGAGTTTGGAGAGCGGGTCGATCAGGCCGGCCTGCTTGAGATATTCCGTCACCACGCGGGAGCCGGGCGCGAGGGAGGTTTTGACATACGGCTTGACGTTCAAACCCTTTTCCACGGCTTTCCTTGCCAGCAGCCCCGCCGCGACCAGCACGGATGGGTTGGATGTGTTCGTGCAGGAGGTGATCGCCGCGATGACCACCGCGCCGTGCTTCATCTTCTGCGTGCCGCCGTTCGTGCCAAAGGTCGCTTCGCGGGTTAATGCCTCGCCGGAGAGTTCGTAGCCGCGCTCCTTCACAGGGGCGGTCAATGCCTTTTGAAAGGTATCCTTCATCTCGGTCAGCGGGACGCGGTCCTGCGGACGCTTGGGTCCCGCCAACGATGGCACCACAGACCCGAGGTCCAGTTCGAGCGTATCGGTAAATTCCGGGTCGGGTGAGTTCGAGTCGCGGAAGAGCCCCTGCGCGCGCATGTAGACTTCGGTGCGTTCGATCACCTCGTCGGAACGGCCCGTCAGGCGCATATAGCGAAGCGTCTCTTCATCCACAGGGAAGTAGCCCATGGTTGCGCCGTATTCGGGGGACATGTTGCCAATGGTGGCGCGGTCCGGCAGGGACATGCTGTTGAGTCCTTCGCCGAAGAACTCGACGAATTTATCCACCACGCCTTTTTTGCGCAGTATTTGGGTAACGGTCAGCACGAGGTCGGTGGCGGTGACGCCTTCCCTAAGCTTGCCGCTGAGTTTGAAGCCGATGACATCCGGAAGAAGCATGTCCATCGGCTGACCAAGCATGACGGCTTCGGCTTCGATACCGCCCACGCCCCAACCCACCACGCCGAGGCCATTGATCATGGTGGTGTGCGAATCGGTGCCGACGAGGGTATCGGGGAAGGCAAGCACATCTTTGCCATTCCGTTTCGTCATCACGACTTCGGCAAGATTCTCAAGGTTGACCTGATGGACGATGCCCGTCATCGGGGGCACCACGCGGAAATTATCAAATGCCTTTTGCCCCCATTTCAAAAACTCATAGCGTTCACGATTGCGCTGAAATTCAACCTCCGTATTGCGGTTGAGCGCGTCGGCTGTGGCAAAGAAATCCACCTGCACGGAGTGATCAATGACCAGGTCCACGGGCACAAGCGGGTTGATCTTCCCTGGGTCGCCGCCGAGACGGGCAACAGCCGCGCGCATGGCGGCCAGGTCCACAACAGCCGGCACACCGGTAAAATCCTGCATGACCACGCGGCCGGGTAAAAATGGAATGCCGGGGCGCGCGCCTTTTGGAGTCCACGCGGCGATGTTCTTCACATCGTTCTGCGTGATCTCCCTGTCATTGCATTGGCGCAGGGCGGCTTCAAGCACGATGCGGATGGAATAAGGCAGTTTGCTGAGTTTCGTCAAGCCTGCCTTCTCCAGCGCATCGAGCCGGTAGATGACGTACCTGCTCTTGCCCACTTTCAATACGTCGCGGGACTTAAATGGATCTTTCATAGGATACTCCTTTGGTGAGATTCCCCTCACCGCTTTGCCCCTCTCCTCGCGAAGCACTCCCGAAGGGAGCAGGGGGTGGGGGGAGGGTGTCACACCACAACTTTGCGAAGAACACACCGTTCGTTCCGGAAACATCGGCGCACGCCGCTGCGAGACGGCAAAGGAGCGCTTTTGTTATCCTTGCACCGTCCTGGTGCATTTCCAGGGATTCCATGTGGTGGGGTTTATAAAGATTTGTGGCTGCGGGGAGGGTGCCTCCCTGCAAGGCAGCCTTCACGCTGTATAAGAGAGTGCTTCGGGCCAGGGACAGGAACGCCCTCGCAATGACAGGGTGCTATAACTTCAATTCCTTCCGAAGCGATACGACCAGCTGCGTCTTTTCCTCATCCCGCAAAAATGATGCCTGTGCCGCAAGCAAAATGGACTTCTTCAACACGTCCGAGGGCACGTTCAGGGATTCGCACACATCCTGATATTCATGCGCCAATGTTATGCGCGAGACGCTCGGGTCATCGGTATTGACCGTCACATTCAAGCCCGCCTCGATCATGCGCGGCAGGGGATGTTCCTTGAGGGAATTGACAACACCGGACTGGAAATTACTGGTCACGCACACTTCAAAAACCGAGCCGCGTTCCCTCGCCAGCGCGGTCACGTTTTCATCCTCCAGCACACGCACACCGTGACCGATCCGCTCGGCGCCCAAATTCTCGATCGCATCGCGGACGTTTTCGGCGGGTCCCCACTCGCCCGCATGGATGGTCACATGCAGGCCGGCCTGTTTGGCCTCCTTGAAAATGCCGTAAAAGGGATCGGCCTTGAACTCCGCCTCGTTGCCGGCCAGGTCCATGCCGACCAGACCGTTCTTCACATGCTCCGCCGCCAGCCACGCCACCTGCTCGGCAAGTTCGGCGCTTTCATGACGGTTCACCGAAGCGATCAAACCGACCTTAATCTTATATTTCTGCGCGGCTTCCTGTGAACTGGTGATGACCCAGTCCATGACATCGTGCAGGGGGAATCCCTCCGCGCGGCTGAGCGCCACAGGCGTGAAGCGCAGCTCCAGATAACGGCAATTGTCCTTTGCCGCATCCTCCACCGCCTCGCGGGTGACGCGATGGATCACATCCGGCGACTTGTAAAACAAGCGCAGGGTCTTGAACTTATCCAGGAAATTCGTGAACGTCATCGGGTCCTGGTCCTGTACCTGCACCAGCCCGCTTAGGTTGAACATGCTGACGGGAACCGTGACCCCGTGCTGGCGCGCAATATCCAGCATGGTCGTCAAACGCAAAGACCCCTCCAGATGGCGGTGTAGATCCACCTTTGGAAGCGCAAAATACTTGTTCAATGGGGCGGTTTGGTCTTTGAACAACTCTGCCTCTGGGTCAGCGGCGTTTTCTCTTTTTCCTGCTGCCGCCAATTTGCACCGAGGCTTCGCCCGGCGCAACGACTGCCTCTGTGGTCTCGATCGGGGTGATCTCCACTCTGCGCGGTCTCGCCGCAAATGCGCGGCTGATCACCAGCCCGCGCACATCCTCAAGAAGTTGTGAAAACATTTCGGATGCGCGGCCTTTATATTGTACCAGCGGGTCACGCTGTGCGTAAGCCTCGAGGCCGATCGAAACGCGTAAAGCCTCCACTTTTGTGAGATATTCCACCCACAACTCACTGAAGGCGCCCAACAGCAGCTGGCGATGGACTTCATTCAATACATATTTGCCGATTGACGCGGCCAGCGCCGTCCGCTCGGACTCGCTCAACCCTGCCACTGCTTCGTTGAGGCGGCCTTCCCCGAAGGCGATCCGCGCTGCGGGACCGAAGTCCGCCAGCTTCACGGCGTTCTGATTCAAACGGTTGAACTCGCTCTGTCCCCACGTCTCGCGCAAGGCCTCCTCCGCCGCCTCAAGATGATCCATCACCTCTTCAACAAGCGCCTCGGATTCCATGCCTTCGATCAATTGCGCCGCAAAAAAGACGTAGGTAAAGCGGCTGAAGACCTGCTTCACCTGTTTGTGGGTCTTCTGGTCGAACGCGGTGCGCGCGCCCTGTGACAGCGTGAGCAGCAGGCGCAGTCTGCCCGCCTCCGTGGATGCATTCTCGCGCTGGGACAGGACATCCATATCGCGCGCAACCTGGGCATTCAGCCTCTCGCGTTTCCTGTCGAGCGCCTCCTGCGCCGTATGCAACAAAATATCCGCCAGATCGTTCC of Anaerolineales bacterium contains these proteins:
- a CDS encoding rhomboid family intramembrane serine protease, with product MFPLYDTLRSRRFPLINWLLIILNGMVFYYELTLGEDGLFRFIHAWGLVPLQLTSSPAEAWPAIFTSMFLHAGWFHFLSNMWILIIFGDNVEDRMGGGPYLIFYLLSGTAAALLQAYLYPASVIPMIGASGAIAGVLGAYLILFPRARVASLVPIFFIFTLIEVPALIFLGFWFVSQLFSGWLALQGADMSGVAWWAHIGGFVFGLLAVRLFARRRY
- a CDS encoding lysylphosphatidylglycerol synthase transmembrane domain-containing protein, translated to MKDIKRWLPGALISIVLIAAILYYVDFQTMWNSVRAANYRILAGSIILSFVWMLVRARVWKTLLRDRPTYKDVLFTTAEGYLLNNFLPFRLGELGRAFLLSRKSGGMKFGEILPTIVIERAVDLVFSAMIFLFSLPYVVGADGSERIGYIVGAVVILGLVFMYILARNNQWALDLFHKLSARWPSLQRFGGRFLESFFQGLGVLTDGWLFLRFLFWMTLNWAIALLAYYLIMLAFFPQAQWIWGFFILGAAAFGGAIPSLPGAVGTFDGAIAGALTLLTGDQSTALAVALTARLYNYINSGVIGGLGLLNEGQTLSGIYQQLMNLRNNAQMEESG
- the lepA gene encoding translation elongation factor 4 → MTEHIRNFCIIAHVDHGKSTLADRLLQLTGSISERDMTEQALDSMDLEREKGVTIKASAVRMFYNAKDGQRYELNLIDTPGHVDFGYEVSRALKACEGAILVVDATQGIEAQTLANLYQALDADLVIVPVINKIDLPSARPDEVAEDVGSLLGVDPDAVLRISAKEGLNVEAILEAIVERVPAPKDADDEPVRALIFDAHYDSYKGVIAYVRIMEGKINSTDVLRMLATKVDLRPVEIGIFVPGMQPVKSLGSGEVGYIATGFKTVHECRVGDTLTTASAPAAEALPGYFTPKPMVFAGIYPVEADDYTILRESLDKLQLNDASLTFQPETSQALGFGFRAGFLGLFHMEIIQERIEREYDLDVLFTAPSVEYEVLMIDNEVVQVDSPAELPDPGKIVEVREPWMNIEIITPTDYYGPIMELVTKRRGIFKQQEYPAPHRVQLDFEIPLSEIIVDFFDHLKSRTKGYASLDYQFLEYRADKLQKLEILVNGEPVDALAAIVHEKDAFHKGQRLITKLKDLIPRQLYDVAVQAASGGRIISRANVKATRKDVLAKCYGGDISRKKKLLEKQKRGKKRLKMVGNVEIPQEAFMAVLKLEDE
- a CDS encoding CPBP family intramembrane metalloprotease; amino-acid sequence: MKNNAPVLSRKPLIITAWVFLLLASILPMIVMREIFHQTFTGNMRTVMAGIVILTGLGLTFAWSAIRPLRPFFVLFLVLIIVEWLVFTKLDQLPFYQAWLKNPSFNVFMLAEQSLRLIVTLVIIAVLFLLKGTRDAFFLVKGDVNAALEPVRWLGIKEGETWNKAGRIFAIAISLGTLTFLVLAGRPPLDIVLRTLPFLPAILIAAALNAFNEEMTYKASFLSVLEQPLGRHQALWLMAAYFGLGHFYGVPYGVIGVLMAGFLGWLLGKSMLETRGLWWAWFIHFLQDVLIFSFLAIGSIIPGGG
- the acnA gene encoding aconitate hydratase AcnA: MKDPFKSRDVLKVGKSRYVIYRLDALEKAGLTKLSKLPYSIRIVLEAALRQCNDREITQNDVKNIAAWTPKGARPGIPFLPGRVVMQDFTGVPAVVDLAAMRAAVARLGGDPGKINPLVPVDLVIDHSVQVDFFATADALNRNTEVEFQRNRERYEFLKWGQKAFDNFRVVPPMTGIVHQVNLENLAEVVMTKRNGKDVLAFPDTLVGTDSHTTMINGLGVVGWGVGGIEAEAVMLGQPMDMLLPDVIGFKLSGKLREGVTATDLVLTVTQILRKKGVVDKFVEFFGEGLNSMSLPDRATIGNMSPEYGATMGYFPVDEETLRYMRLTGRSDEVIERTEVYMRAQGLFRDSNSPDPEFTDTLELDLGSVVPSLAGPKRPQDRVPLTEMKDTFQKALTAPVKERGYELSGEALTREATFGTNGGTQKMKHGAVVIAAITSCTNTSNPSVLVAAGLLARKAVEKGLNVKPYVKTSLAPGSRVVTEYLKQAGLIDPLSKLGFNVIAYGCTTCIGNSGPLPGEVAKAVTGSDIVVAAVISGNRNFEGRVHPLVKANFLASPPLVVAYALAGTVDIDLNNESLGTGSDGAAVYLRDLWPSQQEINEAIAASVKSEMFRDKYSDVFSGSDMWKEIKVKEGDLFEWSDESTYIHHPPYFQTLTLDLPAIQEIKEARVLGIFGDSITTDHISPAGNIAIDSPAGRFLQERGVQPRDFNQYGTRRGNDLVMARGTFANIRLKNIMVAPKEGNWTKHQPSGEVMAIFDAAMKYRDANIPTIVLAGKEYGSGSSRDWAAKGPMLQGVKAVIAESFERIHRSNLVGMGVLPLRFTQGQNAESLGLDGSEVFTIEGLNDQIRPQSEVTVKAKKSNGKLVEFKAALLLNTDVEVNYYRNGGILHTVLRNLMK
- the add gene encoding adenosine deaminase; translation: MFKDQTAPLNKYFALPKVDLHRHLEGSLRLTTMLDIARQHGVTVPVSMFNLSGLVQVQDQDPMTFTNFLDKFKTLRLFYKSPDVIHRVTREAVEDAAKDNCRYLELRFTPVALSRAEGFPLHDVMDWVITSSQEAAQKYKIKVGLIASVNRHESAELAEQVAWLAAEHVKNGLVGMDLAGNEAEFKADPFYGIFKEAKQAGLHVTIHAGEWGPAENVRDAIENLGAERIGHGVRVLEDENVTALARERGSVFEVCVTSNFQSGVVNSLKEHPLPRMIEAGLNVTVNTDDPSVSRITLAHEYQDVCESLNVPSDVLKKSILLAAQASFLRDEEKTQLVVSLRKELKL